TCCGGCTCAATACGCAAGTAAATACGAAACCCCGAAAAAATCATGGGACGAAGTATCCGGCAGGTTATCCGGGCTGGACGTAAGCAGGCTCCACTATGTCAAGGTTCCGGAAAATCATATAGTAGTTGACTTTGACTTAAAAAATGAGGCTGGTGAAAAATCACTGGAACGGAATATCGAAGCAGCGAGCAGGTGGACCCCTACGTACGCCGAAGTAAGTAAAAGCGGACAGGGACTTCACCTGCATTATTTATATTCCGGGGACGTGAGCCGACTTAGCAGGATTTATGACGAAAACATTGAGGTGAAGGTGTTTACCGGAAAAAGTGCACTCCGAAGGAAACTTACGAAATGTAATGACTTACCGATTGCTCCTATTTCTTCCGGACTTCCGCTGAAAGGAGATGATAGTACGGTTGATTTCAAAGTGCTTGCAAACGAAAAAGCTCTTAGGACTCTGATAAAAAGGAATCTCAACAAGGAGTATCACGCGAGTACAAAATGCAGTATGGATTTCATTTTTAAAAATCTGAAAGACGCGTATGAAAGTGGAATGACTTACGATGTATCGGATATGAAAAACGCGATTGTTGCATTTGCAGCCCAGAGTACCAATAATGCATATTATTGTCTGAAACTTGTCGGGAAGATGAACTTTAAATCCGACGAAACAGGCGTCAGCACTAACGGACGAGATTCGCCGCTAATTTTTGTCGATATAGAGGTTTTTCCGAACCTGTTTGTGGTGTGCTGGAAACCTGAGGGTAAGGGTAAGCCAATAGTCAACATGATTAATCCAAAACCAAGCGATATTGAGGAACTGTTATCATTCCGACTGGTGGGGTTCAACAACCGGCGTTATGACAATCACATACTGTACGCGAGACTTATGGGTTACACAAACGAGCAACTTTTTGAGCTGTCGCAAAAAATCATTAATGCCCCGAAAGGGGAAGGTCGTAACCACATGTTTGGGGAAGCGTACAACCTCTCTTACACGGATATTTACGATTTTGCTTCTGCCGGAAATAAAAAAAGTCTCAAAAAGCTTGAAATCGAGATGGGCATCCATCACCAGGAACTCGGTCTGCCGTGGGACAAACCGGTGCCGGAAAATTTGTGGGGCAAAGTTGTCGAATATTGCGGAAACGATGTCATGGCGACGGAAATGGCGTTTTCTTATCTGTCGGCGGACTGGACCGCAAGACAGATTCTGGCGGATTTAGCGGGAATGTCAGTAAACGACACCACGAATACGTTGACCACCAAAATTATATTTGGCAATGACCGAAAGCCGCAGGGGGATTTTAATTACCGGAATCTTGCCGAACCCGTCCGCGAGATGGACGACGAAACGCGCGCTTTTCTGGAAGAAGCATGTCCGGAGATGATGGCTCGATTGCACAGCGACCCGACGTTGCCGTTTGAAGACCCGGTTAGCATTCTCCCATTTTTCCCAGGTTACAAATACGAAAACGGAAAGTCAACCTATCGCGGAGAAGAAGTCGGGGAAGGCGGATATGTGCACGCCGAGCCTGGTATGCACGTTAATGTGGCGCTACTTGATATAGCCTCCATGCATCCACATAGCGCGATCGCGGAAGTCCTCTTCGGAGTCAAATTCACGACTGCGTTCCGGGAAATTGTAGAGGGGCGTGTCAGCATCAAGCATGAGGCATGGGATGTCGTCAATACGATGCTGGATGGAAAATTGACGCCTTATATCAAGAAAGTGATTGACGGCGAGCTGACATCTAAAGATTTGGCAAACGCTTTGAAAACTGCTATCAATTCTGTCTACGGTCTGACATCTGCATCCTTTGACAACCCGTTCCGTGATATCCGGAATAAAGACAATATCGTTGCGAAACGTGGGGCGTTGTTCATGGTCGATTTAAAGAATGCTGTACAGGAACGGGGATTCATCGTCGCTCATATCAAAACCGATTCCATTAAGATTCCGAATGCTACGCCGGAGATTATCCAGTTTGTCATGGACTTTGGAAAGCGGTATGGCTACACCTTCGAGCATGAAGATACATATGAGCGTATGTGTCTCGTCAACGATTCCGTCTATATCGCGAAGTACAAGGAGCCTCACATTGACAGAAAAACTGGAAAGAAAATCTGGTGGACAGCGACTGGCAAGCAGTTTGCGGTGCCGTACGTGTTCAAGACGTTGTTCAGTAAAGAACCGATATCTATCAGTGATATGCGGGAGGTCTTTTCTGTTAAAACGGCTCTGTATCTTGACATGAACGAAAAACTTCCAGATGTAACCGGATATGAGAAAGAGCTCGATAAGCTAAAAGAAAAGTACCGGAAAGGATTGATATCCGACACATTATTTGAGCCAGAGAGAGCGAGACTCGACGAGCTTATAGCGACAGGACACGATTACCGTTTTGTCGGAAAAGTCGGAGAATTCTGTCCGGTAAAAGCAGGTGCCGGCGGTGGAATTCTGAAACGGGAGCAGGACGGAAAATACAATGCCGCAAGCGGGACAATCGGGTATCGTTGGCTGGAATCTGAGTTGCTTTTGAAAAAGACAGAAGATGGGGCAGAAGTGATTTCGGGTAACGAAGATATTGTCGACAGGTCGTATTATACAAAACTTGTTGACGATGCAGTAGATGCCATCAGTAAATACGGCGATTTCGAGTGGTTTGTGTCCGACGAGTCCTCCATTGAAGAGGAGCATACGCCGGATTTTATGAACATACCGGAAGACGCCGGTGAAGAAATGCCATTTTTATAAAGAAAAGGAGAAAGAAAAATGTATTTAACTTTTGCACCGAGAAATATTTTGCAGATTGATGACGCAAGGATTGTTTTTCGTAATTTTAAAGGAATCGCATCGAAATTTAACAATGAAGGAGAACGTAATTTTGCCGTAGTTATACCGGACCAGGAGATCGCCGACGCACTGCTTAATGATAAAAATCAGTTTGGCGCGAGTTGGAACGTACGGATTAAGGCACCTAAAGACGGTGGGGATATGCCGTTCATCTATCTTCCAGTTAAGGTACGTTTTAACGAACGTGGACCAAAGATTTTTCTCATAAGTGGGAATCATCGGACAGAACTCAAAGAGGATACCGTTGGCATTCTTGATGATATTGATATCCGTTCCATTGATATGGATATTCGTCCATATGACGGCGAGGGAGCTATGGGACCATTTCGTTCCGCGTATTTGCAGTCGATGGAGGTGATACAGGAAGTTGACCGGTTTACCGCGCGATATGCGGCAGAAGAGCATCCCGAAGAATAGTTTATATTTTAGGGGTTGTTCGGAAAAGGAACAGCCCCTTAACGTGCAAAGGAGATTGTATGAAGATTTTAAAATTCATTGTGGACGGGCAGCAGATAAAAAAAGACCCGGAATGTGATTTCGATAATATCGTGCCTGGAACAACCGGATATCTGTCTGCACATTTTACTTTTTCCGAAGACTGGAATGGTTACGCAAAAGCTGCCGGGTTCTGGTCGAACGGGAACGAGTGCGAACCACAGATAATCGGTCTTGACGGGCTGTGTGATATTCCGGCAGAGGCTACGCGTAACAAGCGTTTCGAAATCATAGTGATGGGAAAACGCGCCAATTCAAGACTTGTGACTGGAAAAATGGAAATAGTTCAGAACGGGAGGTAGTATATGGAAACAACAAGAGTAGAAGAATTACTGGATAGTCTGCCGGACAACGAAAACGGTGTATATGAAGCCGGAACAGGGGAGAGAGAGCGACATATCGTTATCGGAAGAGACCGTGTTATTGTTGTTCCGGACGAGTTGAAAAGAATAGCGGTGGAGACCGACCATAATATCGAAACAGTAACTTTCGACTGTCCGCGATACTGGGATGATAAGGATTTATCGGAGATGAGCATATACATCAATTATCTCAGAGCAGACGGGGAACCTGGAAGCCACAGAGCTACGAATGTGGTTGTGGATGAGACTGATCCAGAGCTGATGCATTTTGACTGGACGATTCGGGGTCATGTGTCCGCGGTGGCCGGAAGCCTTGTGGTTCTGGTATTGGCGAAGAAAACAGATAGCACGGGTATCGAACGGAACAGATGGAATTCGGAAGTAAACAGGGAAATGTATGTTTCAGAAGGGTTGGATACTATTCCGGAGGCAATGACGCATATGCCGGACGTTGTAGAACAGTTGTTACTGCAGTTGAACAATGCGAAGGATAGTGCGCTGGGGGATATTGATGATAAGAAAACAGAATCCTTGGAAGAGGTTGCCGATACCAAGACAGAGGCGCTTTCGTCCATCGACACTGCAAAAAATAGCTCTGTCGAAGAAATCGTAAATACGAAAACAGAATCCTTAAGCGCAGTTTCCACAGCCCAGACCAATGCCGTCAACGAGACAAATTCGGCAAAGACAGTAGCTCTCGAGGAAATCGGCGAGGCAAAAACTGATGCAGTGAATGCGGTGGACACTCAGACGAATCTTACCAATTTTGTTAAATCGCATTTTAATCTGCTAAGAACCGGAAAAGTTTATACAGTTCGCGTTCCGTTATGGGAAACAAGTCAGACTTCGAACGGAGAAAAGCTAGACGACAATGCCGGGTTGGTTATGTTACCGTCGACCGCGACGGAGCACCGACAGGACGACTACGAGTCGATTCCACTTTTCAAGACATATGACTGCAATGCCGTAGTTGATGAAGATGGAAAAAGATATATCACGGCGATGAAAGGCGATGCTAATTACAGAGATACCGGAGCTGTAGATGTATTTGTACTCGGTATGTCTTATTATGAGAAATACTGGATTGAAGACGGTTACTGGTATTATTCGAGAACGGACACGCCGAGGGAAGGGTATACACTTGCTGTCGAATGTAAAGATATATATGGAAATGACCAGGGGTTTGCGTTGTATGGAAAACACGTTGCCGGTCTGGTTGATGGAATACCCTACTCTTCCAAAAACCTGATTCCGGCAAGACATTGTTCGGGAAGAACGGATGGACTGTCGACAGGTATTTCATATAACGGAAACATTGCTATTTTTAAGGCTAAAGGAAACGCACATTACAGCGGCGGAATGATGTGTGATTATAAATATGCAATCACATCGTTTTATCTGAAGTATGCCGTTATACATTCTCAGAGTGTTATGGCCGGATGTACAAACTTTAATGTGCAATTCCGAACGAGCATTGCGGAAACAAATACCAATCGCGTTGTGTTGACCAATTCAGAAGCTGCCAAATTCCCGGTTGGGGCATATGTAAGTATCGGCGATGGTGGATCCACCACTGCTCCGGATAGAGCGACTTTTGTGTGTCATAACAAAGCAGAATGTGTTCAGATACTTGCAAAAGAGGTTTACGACGACACACATACCGCCGTCGTCGTCGATGCCCTGTTTGATACTACCGAGACAACATGGATCACGTCGTTCCACTGGAGGAGTGGCTTCAGTGATTTAATTAAGGGACGGGACGGTTGCCCGTGCCAGAATGTTTCTGACCTAACGAGTGGTATTTATCCGATATGCATACAGGGGATCGAGCTTATGGTCGGCGGATATGAAGTGGTTTCGAATGCTATCCTGGATATTGTGGATGACGGTGAATATTTCGACGTCTACCTGACAAATGACTGCTCGAAACTCACTGCGAATATTGATGCAATAAAACAAAACTACACAAAATTAACAGTACGAATCAAGCGCCCGGTGGGTGCAGGAGGATGGAAATATGTTACCTGTATAGTGATAGACATTGAGAATGGGGCGATAATCATCACGAGTTACGGCGAGAACGGGTCGGGGAGTAATTCCGGATTCGCAGATGCTATTTATTTCGACGCGTCTACTTCTGGGCAGAGAGAAATCCTTTTGCTTGGGGATCTCTGGTGTGCTTGGTTTTCCGGTTTGGTCTGCTTGTTTGCGTGCTCTGGTCCCTCTTACGCGCGCTGGAACTTCCTCTCGCGCGTTTCTATTAACGGATGAGGGGTGAATTGTGTTGAAAACACAAGAGGGGAGTATCCCCTAGGTAGCTGAAGAAAAAGGTTTCGCACTCGGTGCTTTGGTTGTTCCTTTTGCTTGGGGATCTCTGGCGTGCTTGGTTTTCCGGTTTGGTCTGCTTGTTTGCGTACTATGGTCCCTCTAACACGAACTGGAACATCCTCTCGCGCTATTTCTGAAAAAAACTGTTATCAAGAGTGCGTCTCGCACCTAAGCAGGGCAGTTAATAACCATTAACTCTTAAATATTATTTACATCCATGCCGGCAAGTAGGTCTCGCGAAAGCTGGTAAAGACAGAAAGATTTCGTATTATGAAGCGTTATCTAAAAGACTACTGTCTGACGATAGAAGACGTTGAGATAGGTATCTTCGCATATCTCAAAAATAAATGGAAACGTAAAGACGTTTCATATTTTCTGGCTGAATATTGCATACAGGGGGGCGAGGATATCCACGAAGCAGCTCGCCGCTGCAGAGAGTTAGCCAGAAAAGCAGCTACGAGACATTTTCTTTACGAAACAATACAAAAAATTGCGTATTCGTTATTTATGGAAATTGAGGAGCGAAGAATTGTTTTGAAGCCGATAGAATATCAGCTTCGGTTGGACAAATCCTCAAATAAAATACGTGAAATAGGCATATCGTCTGTCAAACAACAGATATACGATTACGTTGCTGTTACTGTATGTAAAGAAATGTTTATGGCAAAGATAGGATACTATCAATGCGCATCTATCAGTAAAAAAGGACAGGTTTTTGGCAAAACCAGCATTGAAAAATGGTTAAAGACAGACTCGAAGAATTGCAGATATTATTATAAATGTGACATTCGAAAATACTATCCCAGCGTAGATAAAACCAAATTAAAGGGGCTGCTTTCGCGCGATATAAAAAATGAGGACATTCTGTATCTGATATTTACTTTGCTTGATACATATAAAGATGGCTTATGCATTGGGTCTTATCTATCGCAGTATCTGGCAAACTATTACCTGTCTTACGCGTATCATTTTGTTGCGGAACAGTCCTACTCTGTAAGAAGAACAAAAGATGGAACATCTATTCGAGTCAATAATACAAAGCATCAGTTGTATTATATGGACGACATTATTATGTTCAGCAGTAGTAAGAAATTACTTCAACGCGGGGTGAGTGATTTTGAAGATTATATTTCGGACGAACTGTATCTGAGTATAAAGGAAGGAGCAGGAATACATGATACGCGGACAGAAAGTATAGATATGATGGGATATCAGATTTCACCGGATTATACTATCATGCGCAAACGAATATATGACAGAGTGTTCCGTGTTATGCTGCGTGGTAAAAGAAAAAGACATATGGAAAAGTTTTCGGTACATTTTTCACGCAAAGTGCTGGCTTATCATGGATACGCGAAGAACAGCAATCTGTATGCGTTCAGAAACCGACTGAAAATTGACGACACTGTAAACGAAGCAAGAAAGGTGGTACAAGAATATGACAAAAACCATATTCACAGACAAGCCGGATGATTACGGCTATTTCGATCTCGGCAACGGGCTGGCGGATGTGATTATCCGACAGTTTGACCATGAAGAAACAGATACCGAGGGGAACCGGGTTTATATTTACAATACCAATGAATTCCGGGTAGGAAAAGACGCGATTACAGAGACGATGGTGGCTGAGAATCCGTTCAAATATCTGGATTATGTTGTTCAGAAGCCAGCATCGGATTCCGCGCGATTAAATGCTCTGGAAAACGCGTTCCTGGAATTATCTGAAACGTTGCTGAACTGAGCAGAGAGGAGTAGTATGTGAGCATAAAACTATTTGACTATCAAAAAGATGCTGTCAAACGACTGCGGACAGGAAGTATTCTATGCGGCGGAGTCGGTTCGGGGAAATCACGGACGGCTCTGGCATACTACTTTATGCAGGAGGGAGGCAGACTCGAACCGTACAAAGATATGCGTCATAAACCGAGACCGAGAAATTTATATATTATCACAACTGCCAGAAAAAGGGACACGCTTGAATGGGAAAAGGAGCTTGTTCCGTTTTTTCTTTCAACACACAAGGAAAAGAACAAATATTATGGAAACGAAGTCGTCGTTGATAGCTGGAATAATATACAAAAATATACCAGCATCAGGGGCGCGTTTTTTATATTTGACGAGCAGCGCGTTATCGGATATGGAGCATGGACAAAAGCGTTTCTGAAAATATGCAGGACAAACGACTGGATATTACTCAGCGCTACTCCGGGCGATAAATGGGAAGATTATATTCCGGTGTTTATTGCAAATGGCTTTTATAGAAACAAAACGGAGTTTAATCGGGAGCATATCATATTCAGCCAGGCTGCCAAATTTCCGAAAGTGGAACGCTACGTGAATACTGGAAGACTCGTTCGGTTAAGAAACACGATTCTTGTGGATATGGACTTCTCCAGAAAAACAATAGCGCATCACGAAGATGTAATATGCCAGTATGATGTTGCAAAGTACAAGGCAGCAATCCGTACCCGATGGGATGTTTTCAAAAATGAACCAATCCAACAAGCAAGCGGGCTGTGTTATGTTCTGCGCAGAATCGTGAACGAAGACGTTTCCCGACAGGTCGCGTTGCTTGAATTGTTCGAGAAGCATCCGAGAATGATAATTTTCTATAATTTTGACTATGAACGGGAGATTCTTCTGAATCTGTATTACGGAAAAGATGTCTCTGTTGCGGAATGGACTGGACATGCCCATCAGCCGATACCGACAACGGATAGCTGGGTATATCTTGTTCAGTACACCGCTGGCGCAGAGGGGTGGAACTGCATACGGACGGATACGATTGTATTTTATTCTCAGAACTATAGTTATAAAGTCATGCAGCAGGCATGCGGGAGAATAGACAGGCTGAATACGCCGTTCACAGATTTATATTTTTATCATCTGAAAACACGAAGCGGAATCGACCTTGCAATCAGCAAAGCT
This is a stretch of genomic DNA from Marvinbryantia formatexigens DSM 14469. It encodes these proteins:
- a CDS encoding DUF5906 domain-containing protein — protein: MVDFLVIATQATKKGVEIFPKFRLYPKSTDLMIRGGDFYAIWVEEKQMWSTDEQVALQIIDKELNRFAQEYRKRYDYDVRVLYMWDSKSGMIDSWHKYCQRQMRDSFHMLDETLIFSNTITSKNDYASKRLSYPLEAGEIKAYDRLISTLYSPEERHKIEWAIGAIVSGESKTIQKFMVLYGAAGTGKSTVLNIIEKLFDGYCTVFSAKDLGSSGSQFALEPFKTNPLVAIQHDGELSRIDDNTRLNSLVSHELMTVNEKFKSTYASRFKCFLFVGSNKPVKITDGKSGLIRRLIDVHPSGKKIPSREYNQLVHQIDFELGAIAWHCRGVYMENPDYYDDYIPVEMLDATNDFYNFVIDSYSVFKREDGTSLKAAWEMYKQYCEDAKVPYPDSRRVFKEELKNYFREVLDRFEMEDGTRVRSYYKGFRTDKFEMEKKEVVKKEPDKTETWVVLQERQHGVFEEECAECPAQYASKYETPKKSWDEVSGRLSGLDVSRLHYVKVPENHIVVDFDLKNEAGEKSLERNIEAASRWTPTYAEVSKSGQGLHLHYLYSGDVSRLSRIYDENIEVKVFTGKSALRRKLTKCNDLPIAPISSGLPLKGDDSTVDFKVLANEKALRTLIKRNLNKEYHASTKCSMDFIFKNLKDAYESGMTYDVSDMKNAIVAFAAQSTNNAYYCLKLVGKMNFKSDETGVSTNGRDSPLIFVDIEVFPNLFVVCWKPEGKGKPIVNMINPKPSDIEELLSFRLVGFNNRRYDNHILYARLMGYTNEQLFELSQKIINAPKGEGRNHMFGEAYNLSYTDIYDFASAGNKKSLKKLEIEMGIHHQELGLPWDKPVPENLWGKVVEYCGNDVMATEMAFSYLSADWTARQILADLAGMSVNDTTNTLTTKIIFGNDRKPQGDFNYRNLAEPVREMDDETRAFLEEACPEMMARLHSDPTLPFEDPVSILPFFPGYKYENGKSTYRGEEVGEGGYVHAEPGMHVNVALLDIASMHPHSAIAEVLFGVKFTTAFREIVEGRVSIKHEAWDVVNTMLDGKLTPYIKKVIDGELTSKDLANALKTAINSVYGLTSASFDNPFRDIRNKDNIVAKRGALFMVDLKNAVQERGFIVAHIKTDSIKIPNATPEIIQFVMDFGKRYGYTFEHEDTYERMCLVNDSVYIAKYKEPHIDRKTGKKIWWTATGKQFAVPYVFKTLFSKEPISISDMREVFSVKTALYLDMNEKLPDVTGYEKELDKLKEKYRKGLISDTLFEPERARLDELIATGHDYRFVGKVGEFCPVKAGAGGGILKREQDGKYNAASGTIGYRWLESELLLKKTEDGAEVISGNEDIVDRSYYTKLVDDAVDAISKYGDFEWFVSDESSIEEEHTPDFMNIPEDAGEEMPFL
- a CDS encoding DUF1542 domain-containing protein translates to METTRVEELLDSLPDNENGVYEAGTGERERHIVIGRDRVIVVPDELKRIAVETDHNIETVTFDCPRYWDDKDLSEMSIYINYLRADGEPGSHRATNVVVDETDPELMHFDWTIRGHVSAVAGSLVVLVLAKKTDSTGIERNRWNSEVNREMYVSEGLDTIPEAMTHMPDVVEQLLLQLNNAKDSALGDIDDKKTESLEEVADTKTEALSSIDTAKNSSVEEIVNTKTESLSAVSTAQTNAVNETNSAKTVALEEIGEAKTDAVNAVDTQTNLTNFVKSHFNLLRTGKVYTVRVPLWETSQTSNGEKLDDNAGLVMLPSTATEHRQDDYESIPLFKTYDCNAVVDEDGKRYITAMKGDANYRDTGAVDVFVLGMSYYEKYWIEDGYWYYSRTDTPREGYTLAVECKDIYGNDQGFALYGKHVAGLVDGIPYSSKNLIPARHCSGRTDGLSTGISYNGNIAIFKAKGNAHYSGGMMCDYKYAITSFYLKYAVIHSQSVMAGCTNFNVQFRTSIAETNTNRVVLTNSEAAKFPVGAYVSIGDGGSTTAPDRATFVCHNKAECVQILAKEVYDDTHTAVVVDALFDTTETTWITSFHWRSGFSDLIKGRDGCPCQNVSDLTSGIYPICIQGIELMVGGYEVVSNAILDIVDDGEYFDVYLTNDCSKLTANIDAIKQNYTKLTVRIKRPVGAGGWKYVTCIVIDIENGAIIITSYGENGSGSNSGFADAIYFDASTSGQREILLLGDLWCAWFSGLVCLFACSGPSYARWNFLSRVSING
- a CDS encoding RNA-directed DNA polymerase, with product MKRYLKDYCLTIEDVEIGIFAYLKNKWKRKDVSYFLAEYCIQGGEDIHEAARRCRELARKAATRHFLYETIQKIAYSLFMEIEERRIVLKPIEYQLRLDKSSNKIREIGISSVKQQIYDYVAVTVCKEMFMAKIGYYQCASISKKGQVFGKTSIEKWLKTDSKNCRYYYKCDIRKYYPSVDKTKLKGLLSRDIKNEDILYLIFTLLDTYKDGLCIGSYLSQYLANYYLSYAYHFVAEQSYSVRRTKDGTSIRVNNTKHQLYYMDDIIMFSSSKKLLQRGVSDFEDYISDELYLSIKEGAGIHDTRTESIDMMGYQISPDYTIMRKRIYDRVFRVMLRGKRKRHMEKFSVHFSRKVLAYHGYAKNSNLYAFRNRLKIDDTVNEARKVVQEYDKNHIHRQAG
- a CDS encoding DEAD/DEAH box helicase family protein, encoding MSIKLFDYQKDAVKRLRTGSILCGGVGSGKSRTALAYYFMQEGGRLEPYKDMRHKPRPRNLYIITTARKRDTLEWEKELVPFFLSTHKEKNKYYGNEVVVDSWNNIQKYTSIRGAFFIFDEQRVIGYGAWTKAFLKICRTNDWILLSATPGDKWEDYIPVFIANGFYRNKTEFNREHIIFSQAAKFPKVERYVNTGRLVRLRNTILVDMDFSRKTIAHHEDVICQYDVAKYKAAIRTRWDVFKNEPIQQASGLCYVLRRIVNEDVSRQVALLELFEKHPRMIIFYNFDYEREILLNLYYGKDVSVAEWTGHAHQPIPTTDSWVYLVQYTAGAEGWNCIRTDTIVFYSQNYSYKVMQQACGRIDRLNTPFTDLYFYHLKTRSGIDLAISKALEQKKKFNERKFAGRYGTDV